From the Quercus lobata isolate SW786 chromosome 6, ValleyOak3.0 Primary Assembly, whole genome shotgun sequence genome, one window contains:
- the LOC115950387 gene encoding glycine, alanine and asparagine-rich protein-like produces MASRAAAFQGLLVQFDGGGEKKGMVGIVVGMVGIDGIVVGMVGNGVAGRGGRVTLGTVGKVGFGKEGIWVLGNGGNVVFGRVGNVGNGVLGSGGNVA; encoded by the coding sequence ATGGCCTCTAGGGCCGCAGCGTTTCAAGGACTACTGGTTCAGTTTGATGGGGGTGGGGAGAAGAAAGGAATGGTTGGAATTGTGGTTGGAATGGTAGGGATTGATGGGATTGTTGTAGGGATGGTGGGCAATGGAGTGGCTGGCAGAGGAGGAAGAGTCACCTTAGGAACTGTTGGCAAAGTTGGATTTGGTAAGGAGGGGATTTGGGTGCTTGGCAATGGTGGCAATGTGGTCTTTGGCAGAGTTGGCAACGTTGGCAATGGAGTGCTAGGCAGTGGTGGCAATGTGGCTTGA
- the LOC115950385 gene encoding transcription factor bHLH131-like has product MQQFQRYYKSGTCTIQNRFPLGVTSTNTISHKYSFSKPKSKAEAKQVAAKKHSEAERRRRMRINGQYATLRDILPNLVKMDKATVLAETVRQVRELRKTVSDLEGVCGGSGKDCVFPGGADKLSLENGDGDDDKGLVKVTFSCDDRPGLISAVARTLRSMKGRVVKFEMVTLGGRTKSVLWVQGLSGGNEGIGMLRRALKVVIDRPNLPGISKRSRLT; this is encoded by the exons ATGCAACAATTTCAGCGTTACTATAAGTCGGGAACATGTACAATACAAAATAGGTTCCCTCTAGGAGTTACCTCAACCAATACCATCAGCCATAAATATTCATTCtctaaaccaaaatcaaaagctGAGGCCAAACAAGTCGCTGCAAAGAAACACAGTGAGGCAGAGAGGAGACGTAGGATGCGAATCAATGGTCAATACGCCACTCTGCGTGATATCCTCCCGAACTTAGTCAAA ATGGACAAGGCGACCGTGCTTGCAGAGACGGTTCGGCAAGTGAGGGAGTTGAGGAAGACTGTTTCGGATTTGGAAGGAGTTTGTGGTGGTAGCGGTAAGGATTGTGTGTTCCCTGGAGGGGCTGACAAGTTGAGTTTGGAAAACGGTGATGGTGACGATGACAAGGGGCTGGTCAAGGTCACATTTAGCTGTGACGATAGGCCAGGGTTGATATCAGCCGTGGCAAGGACACTGAGGTCTATGAAAGGGAGGGTGGTGAAGTTTGAGATGGTAACACTAGGTGGAAGGACTAAAAGTGTGTTGTGGGTTCAAGGGCTGAGTGGTGGCAATGAAGGGATTGGAATGCTAAGAAGAGCTTTGAAGGTAGTCATTGACAGGCCCAATTTGCCAGGGATTAGCAAGAGGTCACGGCTCACTTGA